A window of Cohnella herbarum contains these coding sequences:
- a CDS encoding response regulator transcription factor has product MTATILTVDDDIQMQEMLHLFLTNAGFHVLQAYNGEQCLAHLRSKQPDLILLDIQMPDMDGITLCRRIRSLFQLPILFLTGKLQIEDKLNSLQSGGDDYMTKPFDPLELIARVKSHLRWGMLLAETKEPGRKLVFPGLEIDMERLMVTANGKPVILLAKEMHLLLTLAQNQHRVYHPRQLYELIWIDPAGYSSDIIKVHINRLRKKIEVDPMTPKFIHTVRGFGYKFDSTEY; this is encoded by the coding sequence ATGACGGCAACCATTTTAACCGTTGACGACGATATTCAAATGCAAGAAATGCTACATTTATTTCTGACGAACGCAGGCTTCCATGTGCTGCAAGCTTATAACGGCGAACAATGCCTTGCTCATCTTCGAAGTAAACAACCGGATCTTATTCTGCTGGACATTCAAATGCCGGATATGGATGGCATCACGTTATGCCGCCGCATCAGAAGCCTGTTTCAGCTTCCGATCTTGTTTCTGACGGGAAAACTGCAGATTGAAGATAAATTAAACTCCCTGCAGTCCGGGGGTGACGATTATATGACCAAACCGTTCGATCCTCTGGAATTGATCGCCAGAGTCAAATCCCATTTGCGCTGGGGGATGCTTCTTGCAGAAACGAAGGAACCCGGCCGCAAGCTGGTCTTTCCCGGACTCGAAATCGATATGGAGCGATTGATGGTTACAGCGAACGGGAAACCCGTCATTTTGCTGGCTAAAGAGATGCATCTGCTGCTGACGCTCGCGCAAAACCAGCACAGGGTTTATCATCCGAGGCAGCTCTACGAGTTAATTTGGATCGATCCGGCTGGGTATTCGTCCGATATTATCAAAGTTCACATCAATAGGTTGCGCAAAAAAATAGAAGTCGATCCGATGACACCGAAATTCATCCACACGGTCAGAGGTTTTGGCTACAAATTCGATTCGACCGAATATTAA
- a CDS encoding sensor histidine kinase, whose protein sequence is MRILYIMIMLYVFCSVAFSPAINAMGTTGGSELSLADNESGYSINARMDVLEDAQRQWTMDDLQSPELQNQFQPARGKSSFGYTSSAYWVRVTINNESSNDRWELSVINSIMDKIDIYPTKTLITKNRLYPSYEITLPQGQKTTIYMRFETYGSMIIPLRLMAQSSMYDKMSNELLFYGFYYGMITVIAVFQIVLFLYTRNRAYLYYMLNVAVFCTVMLTWNGFMLPLFGTGRLIGQEMGEGIWHSPSAVYDFFYVLGRWFGTLFLAKILFPRTDSPTAKWICRFLNVICPIICISILFFYPLGMAQFLFWFKYGSLFLAIVIVVLCARKGDRIAFYLAIPKIPVILFAIVPKALLLYGLLPNNTFTRFASQFGLLGDFIFIAILMYALMNQMRKKEENAQQELVQTLSDWNVNLKKTVDERTESLKRANDELIVSETFRSQMLQNISHDVRSPLSYVQSGIGALIHKFETRPEHQERILRNVHDKVLDINRFIDDFLALSRSEVASGSADLRMVIFYDWFEEIGKELAADIEYTGRRCVLAIPPFETDADVWMDPFLIKRVLSNLVDNACKFTLPNGTITLQASLEKHSVCIMVGDTGHGIGAEQVTHIFQRHYKEGEAQGSGLGLAIAKEIVETHGGEIWAESEPGKGSRFYFTLPVVGAGK, encoded by the coding sequence ATGCGAATCCTGTATATCATGATCATGTTATATGTTTTCTGCTCGGTAGCGTTCTCTCCCGCCATTAACGCTATGGGAACTACGGGAGGATCCGAACTTTCGTTAGCGGATAACGAATCCGGTTATTCGATCAACGCGCGAATGGACGTATTGGAAGACGCTCAGCGACAATGGACCATGGACGATTTGCAATCTCCCGAGTTGCAGAATCAGTTTCAACCGGCGAGAGGTAAATCCTCCTTTGGTTATACTTCATCCGCGTATTGGGTCCGCGTCACGATTAACAATGAATCCTCTAACGATAGATGGGAACTCTCCGTAATCAATTCGATAATGGACAAAATCGATATCTATCCTACGAAAACGCTAATCACGAAAAACCGGCTTTATCCTTCCTATGAGATCACCTTGCCGCAAGGACAAAAAACGACGATTTACATGCGCTTCGAGACGTATGGTTCGATGATCATTCCGCTTCGTTTAATGGCGCAGTCGTCTATGTACGACAAGATGTCCAATGAATTGCTGTTTTATGGATTCTACTATGGGATGATTACGGTTATTGCGGTGTTCCAGATCGTGCTTTTCTTGTATACGCGCAATAGAGCTTACTTGTACTATATGCTTAATGTGGCGGTCTTTTGTACGGTCATGTTAACCTGGAACGGGTTTATGCTGCCTTTATTCGGCACCGGTCGATTGATAGGACAGGAGATGGGAGAGGGAATATGGCACAGTCCGTCCGCCGTATATGATTTCTTCTACGTGCTGGGTCGCTGGTTCGGTACCTTATTTTTAGCGAAAATTTTGTTTCCCCGCACCGACTCTCCAACGGCTAAGTGGATTTGCCGTTTCTTGAACGTAATCTGCCCGATTATTTGTATAAGCATCCTATTTTTCTATCCGCTGGGCATGGCGCAATTTTTATTTTGGTTCAAGTATGGCAGTTTATTCTTGGCGATAGTTATTGTCGTTCTATGCGCGAGAAAAGGGGACCGTATCGCCTTCTATCTGGCGATTCCCAAAATACCGGTTATTCTATTCGCTATCGTGCCTAAAGCGTTGCTGCTTTACGGCCTGCTGCCCAATAATACGTTCACTCGTTTCGCTTCGCAATTCGGTTTGCTCGGCGACTTTATATTTATCGCGATTTTGATGTACGCGCTCATGAATCAAATGCGCAAGAAGGAAGAAAACGCGCAGCAAGAGCTGGTACAAACGCTCTCCGATTGGAACGTAAATTTGAAGAAAACGGTGGATGAACGAACGGAAAGCTTGAAACGCGCTAACGATGAGCTGATCGTATCGGAAACCTTCCGCTCGCAAATGCTGCAAAATATTTCGCACGACGTTCGCAGTCCTCTCTCTTATGTACAGAGCGGCATTGGAGCGCTGATCCATAAGTTCGAAACGAGGCCGGAGCATCAGGAACGAATCTTGCGAAACGTTCATGATAAGGTTCTCGATATCAATCGGTTTATCGACGATTTTTTGGCCTTAAGCCGCAGCGAGGTCGCTTCGGGAAGCGCTGATTTGCGGATGGTCATTTTCTATGATTGGTTCGAGGAGATAGGCAAGGAATTGGCGGCAGACATCGAATATACCGGTCGGCGATGCGTGCTTGCGATTCCGCCATTCGAAACGGATGCGGATGTCTGGATGGATCCCTTCTTAATCAAGCGCGTGTTATCCAATCTGGTCGACAACGCTTGCAAGTTTACCCTGCCGAACGGCACGATTACTTTGCAGGCTTCGTTAGAGAAGCATTCCGTCTGCATCATGGTAGGAGATACGGGTCATGGAATCGGGGCGGAGCAAGTGACGCACATCTTCCAGCGACACTACAAGGAAGGCGAAGCGCAAGGCAGCGGACTCGGTCTCGCGATTGCCAAGGAAATCGTCGAGACGCATGGCGGCGAGATTTGGGCAGAGAGCGAGCCGGGGAAAGGAAGTCGATTTTATTTCACGTTGCCGGTAGTGGGCGCAGGGAAATAA
- a CDS encoding S-layer homology domain-containing protein: MKKSLKGIIVLFLSVVYLFGSSSGFALAKTSSDIENSWAKDTISSWIARGLVKGYADGSFKPNQTISRAEVVALINRAFGITGDSSSTFKDVRTSDWFYKDAITATAAGYMSGYPDGTFKPNEKISRQELAAITAKLLKLSSSESYQNYEDTRNSPEWSKGAIGAVIDAKVMGGFADRTFKPLKLATRAEVIVILDKALKLKGNIVTIYDKPGTYGPTQGNQAIDGSVMIKAAGVTLQNLAIKGDLRLGADIGEGEARLKGVTVKGNTTVEGGGVNSVHFENSVLAKVIVNKKDGSVRIVVEGTSTIQEIVLQSGAILEYKEASGRGIDTVVLSELLPENSNVVLAGTFETVDVLSQRIRISIPEGSVRNLHVAPSAVDTNIEIGKEAGIVALVLDAVTKVAGAGQVDKATINVNGSALEKKPTTLEVKDGVVANVGGEKVGSAPSGGGASGPSGPSAPSGPSAQEVAATAAVVAAETMAGGLAGDGTDAQSAIDAALSKKEAASELITALPSGTSKTALAARLTVVQTKIDDAQADLDAVSNATESVGVAETTAAVLAGDGTDEQETIDAVQTDHDTASGLVTALPNSTAKTALAARLTVVQALIGDTQSVLDAVIAATASVVAAITAAGGLMGDGSDTQGAIDAAQTNHDTASGLVEALPDSTVKTALQVRLAAVQPVIDDVQEIVDTVVAAAASVVVAETTANGLTGDGTDAQGAIDMAQADHDEAVDAVTGLPSSTAKTALEARLTVVQATIDNAQSDLDAVIAATASVAAAEAAANELAGDGTDEQSAIDTAVTGYDEALELVEALPSSTAKTALGVRLATVQSAIGDAKSDMDAVLAATISVEVAETAADGLAGDGTDGQGAVDAAQAKRDTASGLVMALPDSTAKTALEARLAAVQAMIDDVQDVVDAVAVVTESVVLAETAADELAGDGTDTQGAIDAAQTKKDAASASVTDLPDSVSKTALEARLAAVQSAIDGAQDVGDALIAATTSVATAEAGADELAGDGTDTQDAIDTAQTDHDIASVLVTALPSSTSKTALAARLTTVQATIDDAQSVLDAVIAATASVVTAEAAADGLMSDGSDTQGAIDGAQTNHDTASGMVTALPSSTAKTALAARLAAVQATIDDAQDVVDTVVTAAESVVVAETTADGLAGDGTDVQSVIDTAQTKHDTASGLVTALPSSTAKTVLAARLAAVQVNIDDAQSSLDAVMAATASVVAAETAANGLLGDGSDTQGVIDAAQSNHNTASALVTALPDSTVKIALGARLVTVQTAIDDAQDIVNIVVTATASVAVAETTADGLAGDGTDAQDVIDTVQTNHDTSSVLVTALPNSTAKTALVTRLANVQAKIDEAQSNLDDVIAATASVVTAEGVAADLLGDGTDTQSVIDTAQTNRDTASVLVTALPSSMAKTALEARLTVVQATIDDAQSDLDAVIAATASVVTAETAADGLMGDGSDTQGAIDAAQTNHETASVLATALPDSTVKTALGARLVTVQITIDDAQAVVNIVVTATGSVAVAETTADGLAGDGTDAQDAIDTAQTDHDSASALVTALPNSTSKTALEARLSAVQAAIDDAQSDLDDVIAATASVGAAETTTAGLIGDGTDTQGAIDTAQTNHDTASGLVSTLPSSTAKTALEARLTVVQATIDDVQSVLDAVIAATVSVIAAETAADGLMGDGSDTQGAVDAAQTSHDTASGLVTVLPNSTAKTGLETRLVTVQTTIDDAQDVVDIVVIATASVLAAETTAGGLAGDGTDTQGAIDTAQTDYDTASGLVTALPSSTSKTALEARLIAAQATIDDAQSDLDAVIAATASVVAVETTAAGLIGDGSDAQNAIDTAQTDQDTASGLVTALPSSTAKIALEARLTAVQATIDDAQDALNIVIALQEAIDEASSLTGSTYTSSTWATLQGALALPQTTLEEKAIKAVAINDALHSLIVRIVTSIVINLISGSNPYFLFPQYAGETSHVTLMAQVRDQFGEVMGSERLTWSHDSTGVNDYLVDSSFGGTRPNTFDFKIYNDRTARTVTITATSLTDPSVKGNIIMSIIK, encoded by the coding sequence TTGAAAAAATCTCTAAAGGGTATCATCGTTTTATTTTTGTCCGTTGTATACCTGTTCGGTTCATCATCGGGGTTCGCCCTTGCCAAGACTTCATCGGATATCGAGAATAGCTGGGCAAAGGATACGATTTCTTCATGGATAGCTAGAGGGCTAGTAAAAGGGTATGCGGATGGGAGCTTTAAACCGAATCAAACGATTTCCAGAGCGGAGGTCGTGGCGTTAATTAATCGTGCTTTCGGCATTACTGGCGATTCTTCGTCTACATTTAAGGATGTTCGAACGAGCGATTGGTTTTACAAAGACGCAATAACCGCAACGGCAGCGGGCTATATGTCGGGTTATCCTGACGGAACCTTCAAGCCGAACGAGAAGATCAGCCGACAAGAGTTGGCGGCGATTACGGCCAAATTGTTAAAACTATCCTCTTCGGAGTCTTATCAGAATTACGAGGATACGAGGAATAGCCCGGAATGGAGCAAGGGGGCAATCGGTGCGGTCATCGACGCGAAGGTGATGGGCGGATTCGCCGATCGGACGTTCAAGCCTCTGAAACTCGCAACCCGGGCAGAGGTTATCGTCATTCTGGACAAGGCCTTAAAGCTGAAAGGGAATATCGTTACCATCTACGATAAGCCTGGGACTTACGGTCCCACTCAAGGCAATCAGGCGATTGACGGCAGTGTGATGATTAAGGCCGCGGGCGTCACCTTGCAGAACCTCGCGATCAAGGGGGATTTGCGGCTTGGCGCCGATATAGGCGAGGGAGAAGCTCGTCTCAAAGGGGTAACCGTAAAGGGTAACACTACCGTAGAAGGCGGGGGCGTGAACAGCGTCCACTTCGAGAATTCGGTTTTGGCCAAGGTTATCGTTAATAAAAAAGACGGCAGCGTTCGTATCGTTGTAGAGGGAACGTCTACGATCCAAGAGATCGTTCTGCAATCCGGTGCGATACTGGAATATAAGGAGGCTAGCGGCAGAGGAATCGATACGGTCGTGCTTTCGGAGTTGTTGCCCGAGAATAGCAACGTCGTTCTGGCAGGCACATTCGAAACGGTTGATGTTTTATCCCAAAGGATTCGCATCTCGATTCCGGAAGGATCGGTGCGGAATTTGCATGTTGCGCCGTCGGCCGTGGATACGAATATCGAAATCGGCAAAGAAGCTGGCATTGTCGCGTTGGTGTTAGACGCTGTTACGAAAGTAGCGGGAGCAGGTCAAGTTGATAAAGCAACAATCAACGTTAACGGATCTGCTCTCGAGAAAAAGCCGACGACATTGGAAGTAAAAGACGGAGTGGTTGCGAACGTAGGCGGGGAGAAGGTAGGGAGCGCTCCAAGCGGCGGCGGAGCTTCGGGACCGTCAGGTCCATCCGCGCCTTCGGGGCCTTCCGCCCAGGAAGTAGCGGCAACGGCGGCGGTAGTCGCCGCCGAGACGATGGCGGGCGGACTTGCCGGAGACGGAACCGACGCGCAGAGCGCCATCGATGCAGCTCTATCGAAGAAGGAGGCCGCCTCCGAATTGATAACGGCTTTGCCGAGCGGCACGTCGAAGACGGCATTGGCAGCCAGATTGACCGTTGTACAAACAAAGATAGACGACGCGCAGGCCGATCTGGATGCGGTAAGCAACGCGACGGAATCGGTCGGGGTGGCAGAGACGACCGCAGCCGTGCTTGCGGGGGACGGCACCGACGAGCAAGAGACCATCGATGCGGTTCAAACGGATCATGATACGGCATCGGGTTTGGTGACGGCATTGCCGAACAGCACTGCGAAGACGGCGTTGGCGGCCAGATTAACAGTTGTACAAGCACTGATAGGTGATACTCAGTCTGTTTTGGATGCCGTAATCGCGGCGACGGCATCGGTCGTCGCCGCGATTACGGCGGCAGGCGGATTAATGGGCGATGGAAGTGACACGCAAGGGGCCATCGACGCGGCCCAAACGAACCATGATACCGCATCGGGATTAGTCGAGGCCTTGCCGGACAGTACGGTGAAGACAGCGTTGCAAGTAAGGCTGGCAGCGGTACAACCTGTTATCGACGATGTCCAGGAAATCGTGGACACCGTCGTTGCCGCGGCGGCATCGGTTGTTGTCGCCGAGACGACGGCGAACGGACTGACGGGCGACGGCACCGACGCGCAGGGGGCTATCGATATGGCCCAAGCGGATCACGATGAGGCAGTGGATGCGGTGACGGGCTTGCCGAGCAGCACGGCGAAGACGGCATTGGAAGCGAGATTGACCGTCGTACAGGCAACGATCGACAATGCGCAATCGGATCTGGATGCCGTAATCGCGGCGACGGCTTCGGTAGCGGCTGCCGAGGCGGCTGCTAACGAGTTAGCGGGCGACGGAACCGACGAGCAGAGCGCGATCGATACGGCCGTAACGGGTTACGATGAGGCATTGGAGCTGGTAGAGGCATTGCCGAGCAGCACGGCGAAGACGGCGTTGGGAGTCAGACTGGCAACGGTGCAATCGGCTATCGGAGATGCGAAATCCGATATGGATGCCGTCCTTGCGGCAACGATTTCGGTAGAGGTTGCCGAGACGGCGGCAGACGGGCTCGCGGGCGACGGCACCGACGGGCAAGGCGCTGTCGATGCGGCGCAAGCGAAACGGGATACGGCATCGGGCTTGGTGATGGCTCTGCCGGACAGCACGGCGAAGACGGCGTTGGAAGCCAGACTTGCCGCCGTGCAAGCGATGATCGACGATGTGCAGGATGTCGTGGACGCGGTAGCTGTGGTAACGGAATCGGTTGTCTTAGCGGAGACCGCTGCAGACGAACTGGCGGGCGACGGAACCGATACGCAAGGCGCGATCGATGCGGCGCAGACAAAGAAGGATGCGGCATCGGCTTCGGTGACGGATCTGCCGGACAGCGTGTCGAAGACGGCGCTGGAAGCCAGACTTGCTGCGGTGCAATCGGCAATCGACGGCGCCCAGGATGTCGGGGATGCCCTTATCGCGGCAACGACGTCGGTCGCGACGGCCGAGGCGGGTGCGGACGAGTTAGCGGGCGACGGAACCGACACGCAAGATGCGATCGATACGGCGCAAACGGATCATGATATTGCATCGGTCTTGGTTACGGCGTTGCCGAGCAGCACGTCGAAGACCGCATTGGCAGCCAGATTAACAACTGTACAAGCAACGATAGATGATGCTCAGTCTGTTTTGGATGCCGTAATCGCGGCGACGGCATCGGTAGTCACGGCGGAGGCGGCGGCAGACGGATTAATGAGCGATGGAAGCGACACGCAAGGTGCCATCGACGGGGCCCAAACGAACCATGATACGGCATCGGGCATGGTGACGGCCTTGCCAAGCAGCACGGCGAAGACGGCATTGGCCGCGAGACTTGCCGCCGTGCAAGCGACGATCGACGATGCTCAGGATGTAGTGGATACCGTCGTTACCGCAGCGGAATCGGTAGTCGTCGCCGAGACGACAGCGGACGGACTGGCAGGCGATGGAACCGATGTGCAAAGCGTCATCGATACGGCCCAGACGAAGCACGATACGGCATCGGGCTTGGTGACGGCGTTGCCAAGCAGCACGGCGAAGACGGTATTGGCCGCGAGACTTGCCGCCGTGCAAGTGAATATCGACGATGCGCAGAGCAGTCTGGATGCGGTCATGGCAGCGACGGCATCGGTCGTCGCTGCCGAGACGGCAGCGAACGGCTTGCTGGGCGACGGCAGCGATACGCAAGGCGTCATCGATGCGGCCCAATCGAACCATAATACCGCATCGGCACTAGTGACGGCCTTGCCGGATAGTACGGTGAAGATAGCGCTGGGAGCAAGACTAGTCACAGTACAAACCGCAATCGACGATGCCCAGGATATAGTGAATATCGTAGTCACCGCAACGGCATCGGTAGCCGTCGCCGAGACGACGGCAGACGGACTAGCAGGCGATGGAACCGACGCGCAAGACGTTATCGATACGGTCCAAACGAACCATGATACGTCATCGGTCTTGGTGACGGCCTTGCCGAACAGCACGGCGAAGACGGCGTTGGTTACTAGATTAGCGAACGTGCAAGCGAAAATCGACGAAGCGCAGTCGAATCTGGATGATGTCATCGCGGCGACGGCGTCCGTCGTGACCGCCGAAGGGGTGGCGGCGGATTTGCTCGGCGATGGTACCGATACGCAGAGCGTTATAGATACGGCCCAAACGAACCGCGATACCGCATCGGTTTTGGTGACTGCCTTGCCGAGCAGCATGGCGAAGACGGCATTAGAAGCCAGATTAACAGTTGTACAAGCAACGATAGATGATGCGCAGTCCGATCTGGATGCGGTCATCGCGGCGACGGCATCGGTCGTGACGGCTGAGACGGCGGCAGACGGATTAATGGGCGATGGAAGCGATACGCAAGGTGCTATCGACGCGGCGCAAACGAACCATGAAACCGCATCGGTTTTGGCGACGGCCTTGCCGGATAGTACGGTGAAGACAGCGCTGGGAGCAAGACTAGTCACTGTACAAATCACAATCGACGATGCCCAGGCAGTAGTGAATATCGTAGTCACCGCAACGGGATCGGTAGCGGTCGCCGAGACGACGGCGGACGGACTAGCGGGCGATGGAACCGACGCGCAAGACGCTATCGATACGGCCCAAACGGATCATGATTCCGCATCGGCTTTGGTGACGGCCTTGCCAAACAGTACGTCGAAGACGGCGTTGGAAGCTAGACTATCGGCTGTACAAGCCGCGATAGATGACGCGCAATCCGATCTGGATGATGTAATCGCGGCAACGGCGTCGGTAGGCGCAGCCGAGACGACGACAGCAGGATTAATCGGCGATGGAACCGACACGCAAGGAGCCATCGATACCGCCCAAACAAATCATGATACCGCATCGGGATTGGTGTCGACCTTGCCAAGCAGTACGGCGAAGACGGCATTAGAAGCCAGATTAACAGTTGTTCAAGCCACGATAGATGATGTTCAGTCAGTCTTGGATGCGGTAATCGCAGCGACGGTATCGGTCATTGCGGCGGAGACGGCGGCAGACGGATTAATGGGCGATGGAAGCGACACGCAAGGGGCCGTCGATGCGGCGCAAACGAGCCATGATACAGCGTCGGGCTTGGTGACGGTATTGCCAAACAGCACGGCGAAGACAGGACTGGAAACAAGACTAGTCACTGTACAAACCACCATAGACGATGCTCAGGATGTAGTGGATATCGTCGTTATCGCAACGGCATCGGTACTGGCTGCAGAGACGACCGCTGGTGGACTAGCGGGCGATGGAACCGATACGCAAGGTGCCATCGACACGGCTCAAACGGATTATGATACAGCCTCGGGCTTAGTAACGGCATTGCCAAGCAGCACGTCGAAGACGGCATTGGAAGCCAGACTGATCGCTGCGCAAGCAACGATAGACGACGCGCAGTCCGATTTGGATGCCGTAATCGCAGCGACGGCATCGGTAGTCGCGGTCGAGACGACGGCAGCAGGATTAATCGGGGATGGATCCGACGCGCAAAACGCTATCGATACGGCGCAAACGGATCAGGATACCGCATCGGGTTTGGTAACGGCCTTGCCAAGCAGCACGGCGAAGATCGCGTTGGAAGCCAGGCTGACCGCTGTACAAGCTACGATAGACGATGCTCAGGATGCGCTCAATATCGTTATAGCGCTACAAGAAGCCATCGATGAAGCGAGTTCGTTAACCGGAAGCACGTACACGTCTTCGACTTGGGCCACCCTGCAAGGTGCGTTGGCCCTTCCTCAAACGACTCTGGAAGAGAAGGCCATTAAAGCCGTCGCCATTAACGATGCACTTCAT